From Nicotiana tabacum cultivar K326 chromosome 22, ASM71507v2, whole genome shotgun sequence, one genomic window encodes:
- the LOC107799899 gene encoding vacuolar protein sorting-associated protein 41 homolog, whose translation MNSIVMSRMPSENGIDGDDEREEEDSEEDSGEEEEEEEHEPRLKYQRMGGSVPSLLSTDAATCIAVAERMIALGTHAGAVHILDFLGNQIKEFAAHTAAVNDLCFDTEGEYVGSCSDDGSVVINSLFTDERMKFDYHRPMKAIALDPDYARKSSRRFVTGGLAGHLYLNVKKWLGYRDQVLHSGEGPIHAVKWRSSLVAWANDTGVKVYDAANDQRITFIERPRGIPRPELLLPHIVWQDDTLLVIGWGTSVKIALIRTTQSKGVNGTYKHIPMSSLNQVDIVASFQTSYFISGIAPFGDSLVILAYIPGEEDGEKDFSSTIPSRQGNAQRPEVRVVTWNNDELATDALPVHGFEHYKAKDYSLAHAPFSGSSYAGGQWAAGDEPLYYIVSPKDVVIAKPRDAEDHINWLLQHGWHEKALEAVEANQGQSELLDEVGSRYLDHLIVERKYAEAASLCPKLLRGSASAWERWVFHFAHLRQLPVLVPYIPTENPRLRDTAYEVALVALATNPSFHKDLLSTVKSWPPRIYSTMPVISAIEPQINTSSMTDPLKEALAELFVIDGQHDKAFALYADLMKPDLFDFIEKHNLHDAVREKVVQLMMIDCKRAVLLLIQQRDLISPSEVVSQLIAAKDKCDYRYFLHLYLHSLFEANLHAGKDYHDMQVELYADYDPKMMLTFLRSSQHYTLEKAYEICVKKDLLKEQVFILGRMGNAKQALSVIINSLGDIEEAIEFVSMQQDDELWEELIKQSFHKPEMVGVLLEHTVGNLDPLYIVNMLPNGLEIPRLRDRLVKIVTDYRTETSLRHGCNDILKADCVNLLVKYYKEAKRAVCLSDEVDEASSHRGEKRASHLGERVMSMKSMEVKSKTRGGGRCCICFDPFSIQNVSIIAFFCCHAYHTTCLMESTISIGGKKEAGAAAHGTVSYDEYDNGVRDDDDDEDKDEDEDASGAPRMRCILCTTAAG comes from the exons ATGAACAGTATCGTGATGTCTCGAATGCCATCGGAGAATGGAATCGACGGCGACGatgagagagaagaagaagattctgaagaagattctggagaagaagaagaagaggaggagcaTGAGCCGAGGTTGAAGTATCAGAGAATGGGCGGTAGTGTGCCGTCGCTACTATCAACTGATGCTGCCACGTGTATTGCCGTCGCCGAACGAATGATCGCCCTTGGTACACACGCTGGAGCTGTTCACATTCTAGATTTCCTCGGTAATCAG ATTAAGGAGTTTGCTGCTCACACTGCTGCTGTCAATGACCTTTGCTTTGACACAGAAGGGGAATACGTTGGTAGCTGCTCTGATGATGGCTCTGTTGTAATAAATAGTCTTTTTACTGATGAGAGAATGAAATTTGATTATCACCGACCAATGAAGGCCATTGCTCTAGACCCTGATTATGCAAGAAAATCTTCCAGAAGATTTGTTACTGGTGGTTTGGCAGGTCATTTGTATTTAAATGTTAAGAAGTGGCTAGGCTATCGTGACCAG GTTTTGCACTCTGGTGAAGGTCCAATTCATGCGGTGAAGTGGAGAAGTAGCCTCGTCGCCTGGGCAAATGATACAGGAGTTAAAGTCTATGATGCTGCCAATGATCAGCGTATAACATTTATTGAAAGACCTCGTGGGATTCCTCGACCTGAACTGCTGCTCCCTCATATAGTTTGGCAG GACGACACTCTTTTGGTCATTGGTTGGGGAACTTCTGTGAAAATCGCATTGATAAGAACAACTCAAAGCAAAGGCGTGAATGGGACGTATAAGCATATACCTATGTCTAGTCTGAATCAGGTGGATATAGTGGCATCTTTTCAAACCAGCTATTTCATTTCAGGAATTGCTCCTTTTGGTGATTCTTTGGTTATTCTAGCTTATATTCCGGGTGAAGAAGATGGAGAGAAGGACTTCAGCAGCACTATTCCCTCCAGACAG GGAAATGCTCAAAGACCAGAAGTGCGAGTTGTGACGTGGAATAATGATGAGCTCGCGACGGACGCTCTTCCTGTTCACGGTTTTGAGCATTACAAGGCCAAAGACTATTCGCTCGCTCATGCTCCATTCTCTG GTAGCAGCTATGCAGGAGGTCAGTGGGCTGCTGGTGATGAACCCTTATACTATATTGTATCCCCAAAGGATGTCGTTATTGCAAAACCAAG GGATGCAGAGGATCACATTAATTGGCTACTCCAGCATGGATGGCATGAGAAAGCTTTAGAAGCTGTTGAAGCCAATCAGGGTCAGAGTGAACTACTTGATGAG GTTGGTTCTAGATACCTTGATCATTTGATTGTCGAAAGAAAATATGCTGAAGCGGCATCTTTGTGTCCAAAGTTGTTGCGAGGATCAGCTTCCGCATGGGAAAG ATGGGTTTTCCACTTTGCACATCTCCGGCAGCTTCCAGTTTTGGTTCCATATATCCCAACTGAAAACCCAAGATTACGTGATACGGCTTATGAG GTAGCTCTTGTTGCTTTGGCAACAAATCCATCTTTCCACAAGGATCTCTTATCAACTGTCAAATCTTGGCCACCTCGCATTTATTCTACAATGCCTGTTATCTCCGCTATTGAACCTCAGATTAATACCTCATCTATGACTGATCCACTCAAAGAA GCACTAGCTGAGTTATTTGTAATTGATGGACAACACGATAAAGCTTTTGCTCTTTATGCTGAT CTTATGAAACCGGATCTATTTGACTTCATCGAAAAGCATAATTTGCATGATGCTGTTCGTGAAAAG GTAGTCCAACTTATGATGATCGACTGCAAGCGTGCGGTACTGCTGTTAATCCAGCAACGTGACTTAATATCACCATCTGAAGTGGTATCACAGCTTATTGCTGCAAAGGATAAGTGTGATTACCGATACTTTTTGCATCTCTATCTTCATTCACTATTTGAAGCAAATCTCCATGCTGGAAAGGATTATCATGACATGCAG GTTGAGCTGTATGCTGACTATGATCCTAAGATGATGCTTACCTTTCTAAGAAGCAGCCAGCATTATACATTGGAGAAG GCTTATGAAATCTGTGTGAAGAAAGATTTACTGAAAGAGCAGGTTTTCATCCTTGGAAGAATGGGGAACGCAAAGCAAGCCCTTTCTGTTATCATTAATAGCTTAGGAGATATAGAAGAG GCCATAGAATTCGTAAGCATGCAACAAGATGATGAACTCTGGGAAGAACTGATAAAGCAAAGTTTTCATAAGCCTGAAATG GTTGGTGTACTGTTAGAGCATACTGTAGGAAATCTCGATCCCCTTTACATTGTCAATATGTTGCCAAATGGCCTGGAGATACCTCG TCTGAGGGATCGTCTGGTCAAGATTGTGACAGACTACAGGACAGAGACTTCTCTTAGACATGGGTGCAATGATATACTCAAG GCTGATTGCGTGAACTTGTTAGTTAAATATTACAAAGAAGCGAAGCGCGCTGTTTGCTTGAGTGATGAAGTAGATGAGGCATCTTCCCATAGGGGTGAGAAGAGGGCTTCACATCTGGGAGAGAGAGTAATGAGCATGAAATCCATGGAGGTTAAGTCTAAAACCAGGGGAGGTGGAAGGTGTTGCATATGTTTCGATCCATTTTCTATACAGAATGTATCAATCATTGCCTTCTTTTGTTGCCATGCCTATCATACAACTTGTCTTATGGAGTCCACCATTTCCATTGGTGGAAAAAAAGAGGCGGGAGCTGCTGCCCATGGGACTGTCTCATATGATGAATATGATAATGGCGTtcgcgatgatgatgatgatgaggataaGGACGAGGACGAGGATGCCTCAGGTGCCCCGCGGATGCGTTGTATTTTATGTACCACAGCTGCAGGTTAA